The Curtobacterium poinsettiae DNA segment AAACCCAGCTCGCGTACCGCTTTAATGGGCGAACAGCCCAACCCTTGGGACCTACTCCAGCCCCAGGATGCGACGAGCCGACATCGAGGTGCCAAACCATGCCGTCGATATGGACTCTTGGGCAAGATCAGCCTGTTATCCCCGAGGTACCTTTTATCCGTTGAGCGACAGCGCTTCCACAAGCCACTGCCGGATCACTAGTCCCGACTTTCGTCCCTGCTCGACCTGTCAGTCTCACAGTCAAGCTCCCTTGTGCACTTACACTCGCCACCTGATTGCCAACCAGGTTGAGGGAACCTTTGGGCGCCTCCGTTACTCTTTGGGAGGCAACCGCCCCAGTTAAACTACCCATCAGGCACTGTCCATGAACCCGATCAGGGTCCTACGTTAGACATCCAAAGTGACCAGAGTGGTATTTCAACAATGACTCCACGAACACTAGCGTGCCCGCTTCACAGTCTCCCACCTATCCTACACAAGCCACTCCGAACACCAATACCAAACTGTAGTAAAGGTCACGGGGTCTTTCCGTCCTGCTGCGCGTAACGAGCATCTTTACTCGTAGTGCAATTTCGCCGAGTTCGCGGTTGAGACAGCTGGGAAGTCGTTACGCCATTCGTGCAGGTCGGAACTTACCCGACAAGGAATTTCGCTACCTTAGGATGGTTATAGTTACCACCGCCGTTTACTGGGGCTTAAATTCAGAGCTTCGCCCAAAGGCTAACCCTTCCTCTTAACCTTCCAGCACCGGGCAGGCGTCAGTCCGTATACATCGTCTTGCGACTTCGCACGGACCTGTGTTTTTAGTAAACAGTCGCTTCCCACTGGTCTCTGCGGCCTTCAACGCTCACGGAGTACATCCGGTCACGCGTCCGGCCCCCCTTCTCCCGAAGTTACGGGGGCATTTTGCCGAGTTCCTTAACCACGATTCTCTCGATCTCCTTGGTATTCTCTACCTGACCACCTGAGTCGGTTTCGGGTACGGGCGGCTGCAACCTCGCGTCGATGCTTTTCTCGGCAGCATAGGATCACTGATTTCCCCTTACGGGTACGCGTCGGATCTCAGACATACAGACGACGGATTTGCCTATCGTCAGCCCTACATCCTTACACCAGGTTCACCTTACGGATACCATCGCCTGGCTCAGCTACCTTCCTGCGTCACACCTGTTCATACGCTAACCGCACCAGCATGGGGTCGAGCGTTAGACCGGCCACCATCACCCCGAAGGGATCCGGTTGCACCGGGTTAGGACTCTTAGCACCACTGGATTAGCTTGGGCGGTTGTTCGCCGGTACGGGAATATCAACCCGTTGTCCATCGACTACGCCTGTCGGCCTCGCCTTAGGTCCCGACTTACCCAGGGCGGATTAACCTGGCCCTGGAACCCTTGGTCTTTCGGAGGACGGGTTTCTCACCCGTCTTTCGCTACTCATGCCTGCATTCTCACTCGTGTAGCGTCCACGGCTGGATCACTCCGCCGCTTCACTCGCCACACGACGCTCTCCTACCACTCCGCACGACTGAACCACGAAGGCTTGTCTATAGTGCGAAATCTACAACTTCGGTGGTGTGCTTGAGCCCCGTTACATTGTCGGCGCGGAATCACTTGACCAGTGAGCTATTACGCACTCTTTCAAGGGTGGCTGCTTCTAAGCCAACCTCCTGGTTGTCTGTGCAACTCCACATCCTTTCCCACTTAGCACACGCTTAGGGACCTTAGTTGGTAGTCTGGGTTGTTTCCCTCTCGACGATGAAGCTTATCCCCCACCGTCTCACTGCTGCGCTCTCACTCACCGGCATTCGGAGTTTGGCTGACGTCAGTAACCTGTTGAGGCCCATCGGCCATCCAGTAGCTCTACCTCCGGCGAGAAACACGCAACGCTGCACCTAAATGCATTTCGGAGAGAACCAGCTATCACGAAGTTTGATTGGCCTTTCACCCCTATCCACAGCTCATCCCCTCCATTTTCAACTGAAGTGGGTTCGGTCCTCCACGACGTCTTACCGTCGCTTCAACCTGGCCATGGATAGATCACTTCGCTTCGGGTCTAGAACATGCGACTCAAACGCCCTATTCAGACTCGCTTTCGCTACGGCTGCCCCTCACGGGTTAACCTCGCCACATATCACTAACTCGCAGGCTCATTCTTCAAAAGGCACGCCGTCACCCCTACTAAGGAGGCTCCGACGGTTTGTAAGCAAACGGTTTCAGGTACTATTTCACTCCCCTCCCGGGGTACTTTTCACCTTTCCCTCACGGTACTTGTCCGCTATCGGTCATCTGGGAGTATTTAGGCTTATCAGGTGGTCCTGACAGATTCACACGGGATTTCTCGGGCCCCGTGCTACTTGGGATACACATCCGGCCATAACACCATTTCGTCTACGGGGCTGGCACCCACTACGGCCCGGCTTTCAAACCGGTTCGACTATGATGCGCTGTAACCGCCCCAGTCCGGCAGAACTGAGTGACGTGTCCCACAACCCCGACCATGCAACGCCCGCCGGCTATCACACATGATCGGTTTAGCCTCATCCGCTTTCGCTCGCCACTACTCACGGAATCACATGTTGTTTTCTCTTCCTGTGGGTACTGAGATGTTTCACTTCCCCACGTTCCCTCTACCCGCCCTATATATTCAGGCGGGAGTCACCAGGTCGCAAAACGCCTGGCGGGGTTTCCCCATTCGGAAATCCTCGGATCGAGGCTCGATTATCAGCTCCCCGAGGCTTATCGCAGATTTCTACGTCCTTCATCGGCTCCAGATGCCAAGGCATCCACCGTTTGCTCTTAGAAACTTGACCACAAAGATTAAAATTGCGATCCAACGTCACCACACCAACCCGAAGGCTGATCATGGATGACGCGAATCAAAGATGCTCGCGTCCACTGTGTAGTTCTCAACATACGATCGGCACCAGCACTCCCCCACCAGAAAGGTAGGTTCACCCTGGCCCGACGAAGGACCCGTAGGCCCAACCCCCACCACCACTCACGCGGCAGCAGGAAGCCTGGTCCCTCAGGACCCAACAACGTGCACCAGCCAGCAGCTCCACCCTCGACCCGTCCCAACTCTGCAAGCAGAGCGTACTGAGGTCGGAAGCATCACTCCCAACTGCACTGTCAATGTTCCACCCATGAGCTACCCGTCGGACACGTTCGGTCCGAACCAGGCGCCTGGATCAGCAACCAACCACCCATGAAGGGCGACCAGCACTGACCAGATGCTCCTTAGAAAGGAGGTGATCCAGCCGCACCTTCCGGTACGGCTACCTTGTTACGACTTAGTCCTAATCACCGATCCCACCTTCGACGGCTCCTTCCACAAGGGTTAGGCCACCGGCTTCGGGTGTTACCGACTTTCATGACTTGACGGGCGGTGTGTACAAGGCCCGGGAACGTATTCACCGCAGCGTTGCTGATCTGCGATTACTAGCGACTCCGACTTCATGAGGTCGAGTTGCAGACCTCAATCCGAACTGAGACCGGCTTTTTGGGATTCGCTCCACCTTACGGTATCGCAGCCCTTTGTACCGGCCATTGTAGCATGCGTGAAGCCCAAGACATAAGGGGCATGATGATTTGACGTCATCCCCACCTTCCTCCGAGTTGACCCCGGCAGTCTCCTATGAGTCCCCGGCATAACCCGCTGGCAACATAGAACGAGGGTTGCGCTCGTTGCGGGACTTAACCCAACATCTCACGACACGAGCTGACGACAACCATGCACCACCTGTACACCGACCACAAGGGGGCGACCATCTCTGGCCGTTTCCGGTGTATGTCAAGCCTTGGTAAGGTTCTTCGCGTTGCATCGAATTAATCCGCATGCTCCGCCGCTTGTGCGGGCCCCCGTCAATTCCTTTGAGTTTTAGCCTTGCGGCCGTACTCCCCAGGCGGGGCGCTTAATGCGTTAGCTACGACACAGAAACCGTGGAAAGGTCCCTACATCTAGCGCCCAACGTTTACGGCATGGACTACCAGGGTATCTAATCCTGTTCGCTCCCCATGCTTTCGCTCCTCAGCGTCAGTTACGGCCCAGAGATCTGCCTTCGCCATCGGTGTTCCTCCTGATATCTGCGCATTCCACCGCTACACCAGGAATTCCAATCTCCCCTACCGCACTCTAGTCTGCCCGTACCCACTGCAAGCCCGAGGTTGAGCCTCGGGATTTCACAGCAGACGCGACAAACCGCCTACGAGCTCTTTACGCCCAATAATTCCGGACAACGCTTGCACCCTACGTATTACCGCGGCTGCTGGCACGTAGTTAGCCGGTGCTTTTTCTGCAGGTACCGTCACTTTCGCTTCTTCCCTACTAAAAGAGGTTTACAACCCGAAGGCCGTCATCCCTCACGCGGCGTTGCTGCATCAGGCTTTCGCCCATTGTGCAATATTCCCCACTGCTGCCTCCCGTAGGAGTCTGGGCCGTGTCTCAGTCCCAGTGTGGCCGGTCACCCTCTCAGGCCGGCTACCCGTCGTCGCCTTGGTGAGCCATTACCTCACCAACAAGCTGATAGGCCGCGAGTCCATCCCCAACCAAAAAATCTTTCCACCACCAGACCATGCGGCCAGTGATCATATCCAGTATTAGACGTCGTTTCCAACGCTTATCCCAGAGTCAGGGGCAGGTTACTCACGTGTTACTCACCCGTTCGCCACTAATCCACCCAGCAAGCTGGGCATCATCGTTCGACTTGCATGTGTTAAGCACGCCGCCAGCGTTCGTCCTGAGCCAGGATCAAACTCTCCGTAAAAAAATACAGACCCAACACCCGAAGGCATCAGACCGAGTTGATTCTGACTGTTGACTGTCTACTGACAATCTTCAATCCAAAAGGAATTGCTTCATGACCCAGCCGGACAAACCGACCAGGCACGAGGTCAATCAATAAATTGGCATTGACAATGTGCACGCTGTTGAGTTCTCAAGGACCAGACGCACTTGCTCCTCGGCTCGAGTTCGAGCTTCAGCCACAAGGCTTGTGTTCTTGGCTTGCCACCGGTTGTTCGTCGGACCCGAAGGTCCAGTGGCTCATCCCGAGGGGAGAGAACCGGTGGGCTTGTCATCCTAGGCGTCGAAGCGATCCGGCGCAAGGCCTGATCTGAACTTCAGTGGAGGATGGTCCCGCTTGAGGGCCGACGTGCTCTGGGCTTTCGCTCCAGCCGCTCCGCCGCACCTTTGGGGTGACGAGTAAGAACTATACGCAGCCCTGAGCGGGTGCGCCAAGCCAGCTCCCATCCCGGGCGTGTCGCGTTGTGCAACACACGTCGCCCGGACGCAGCGATGCCCGGTTCCACAGGGGAACCGGGCACCACAGGCGGTCGAGCAACCGGGATCAGGCGAGTGTCACGCCGGCGAGGGTCTTCTTGCCACGGCGCAGCACGAGCACTCCCCCGGGCAGGGCGAGATCGGACAGCGGGGCGGCCGGGTCGTCGGCCCGGACGTTGTTCACGTAGACACCGCCCTGTTCGATCGCGCGGCGGGCTTCACCGAGGGACTTCACGAGTTCGGTCTCCACGAGTGCACGTGCAACGTCCGCTCCGGAGTCGAGCGTGACCGACCCCGGCAGCGCGGCGATCGCCGACCGCAGGGTCTCCGGGTCGAGCGCGCCGAGCTCGCCGTTGCCGAACAACGCGGCTGCGGCATCGATCGCCGCCTGGGTCGCCGCCACCCCGTGCACGATCGAGGTGACCTCGAACGCCAGGGTCCGCTGGGCCGCTCGTCGGAAGGGTTCGTCGGCGACGGCCTGCTCGAGTCGTTCGATCTCGGCACGCGTCAGGAACGTGAACTGCCGCAGCCGGGCGATCACGTCGGCATCCGCCGTGTTGAGCCAGAACTGGTAGAGCGCGTACGGCGAGGTCATCTCGGCATCGAGCCAGATCGCGTTGCCCTCGCTCTTGCCGAACTTCGTGCCGTCGGAGTTCGTGATGAGCGGGGTACCGAGGGCGTGCACCGTCGCACCTTCGGCGCGACGAATGAGCTCGGTGCCGGAGGTCAGGTTGCCCCACTGGTCCGAGCCGCCGGTCTGCAGCGTGCACCCGTACTGGCGCCAGAGCTCGCGGTAGTCGAGCCCCTGCAGGATCTGGTAGCTGAACTCGGTGTAGCTGATCCCCGCATCGGAGTTCAGCCGCGCGGCCACCGCGTCCTTCTTGAGCATCGAGTTGACGCGGAAGTACTTGCCGACGTCACGAAGGAAGTCGATCGCGGACAAGGGGGCGGTCCAGTCGAGGTTGTTCACCAGGCGGACACCGTTGTCGCCGTCCGGGCTGAGGAACCGGGACACCTGTGCCTGCAGCCGGGACACCCACTCCGCCACGGTCTCCGGGGTGTTCAGCGTGCGCTCGGCCGTGGGTCGGGGATCGCCGATGAGGCCGGTCGACCCGCCCACCAACGCGAGCGGCTTGTGCCCGGCGAGCTGCAGCCGCCGCATGGTCAGGAGCTGCAGGAGGTTGCCGCAGTGCAGCGACGGCGCCGTCGGGTCGAAGCCGCAGTAGTACGTGATCGGCTCACCGTCGAGGGCCTCTTGCAGCGCGGTCTCGTCGGTCGAGACCTGCACCAGACCGCGCCACTGCAGTTCGTCCCACACCGAGTCGAAGGCCGGGTCGTTCTGCTGGCGCGTCAGGACGTCTTGAGCGGTATCACTGGACACCCCGCCATCGTAGCGGCGACGGACGTCCGGCAGGCGCGGCAGCCGGGAGGCCCGGGGCCGGGTTCACGAGTCGAGGGCGCCCTTGTGTCGTCGGTACGTCGAGACCGTGGGGTCACCCGTCAGCCAGAAGCGCCAGGGGTACCGCACCCCGCCGGCGATGCCGCCGACGCCGGTGCGCGGGCCGCGGGAGATGCGGGGGACCGCAGCGCCCGCGGGCGGACCGGGCAGGGTCTCGGACAGGAGCTCGTCGATCACGCGGGCCGGTCCGGCGGAGGCGAGCCGGGCCTCCAGGCCGGGTGCCAGGGTGAGCACGAACGGGCCGGACCCGTCGAGGAGCGACGTGCCGTCGTCCTGCCCGAGGACCGCTCCGAGCGCACCCCCGAGGTTGCCGGGCCCGCGTGCCAACGCGACGTCCGCGACCTCCGCCCCACGACGCGCTCGCGCGACGTCCAGTCCCTCGACGACCTGCGCGCCGCGCAGCAGGGAGCCCGACGAGCTGCCGGCCGGCCCGCTCACCACGTTGACGCAGGTGTGGATGCCGTACGAGCGGTAGGCGTACAGCGTGCCGGGCGGGCCGAAGAGGTGTCGGTTGCGCTCCGTCATCCCCCGATGACCGTGTGATCCGGGATCGGTGGGGCCGGAGTAGGCCTCGACCTCGGTGATGCGGAGCGCCACGCCGCGCCCGGCGATCGTGGCACCGAGCAGGGCCGGCGCGGCGATCGGTGCGGGCTCGGCGAGCAGCGCGGCGATCCCCTCGGTCATCGCGAGAAGGGTGCGCCCTCGGCCAGGTCGCGGACGCGGCGGGTGACGGACGCGAGCTGCTCGGCGACGCGGTCGGGTGCGGTGCCCCCGACGCCGGAGCGCGACGCGACGCTGCCCTCGATGGTCAGGACGGAACGGACGGCGGGCGTGAGGTGCTCGGACACCGCGCGGTACTCGTCGTCGGTCGGTTCGTCGAGCTCGATGCCGCGCTCCTCGCAGTACCGGACGAGCGCGCCGGAGACCTCGTGCGCGTCCCGGAACGGGACGCCCTGGCGGACCAGCCACTCGGCGACGTCCGTCGCGAGCGAGAACCCCTGCGGTGCGAGCTCGGCCATCCGGTCGGTGTCGAAGG contains these protein-coding regions:
- a CDS encoding DNA-3-methyladenine glycosylase, with the protein product MTEGIAALLAEPAPIAAPALLGATIAGRGVALRITEVEAYSGPTDPGSHGHRGMTERNRHLFGPPGTLYAYRSYGIHTCVNVVSGPAGSSSGSLLRGAQVVEGLDVARARRGAEVADVALARGPGNLGGALGAVLGQDDGTSLLDGSGPFVLTLAPGLEARLASAGPARVIDELLSETLPGPPAGAAVPRISRGPRTGVGGIAGGVRYPWRFWLTGDPTVSTYRRHKGALDS
- the tyrS gene encoding tyrosine--tRNA ligase, translating into MSSDTAQDVLTRQQNDPAFDSVWDELQWRGLVQVSTDETALQEALDGEPITYYCGFDPTAPSLHCGNLLQLLTMRRLQLAGHKPLALVGGSTGLIGDPRPTAERTLNTPETVAEWVSRLQAQVSRFLSPDGDNGVRLVNNLDWTAPLSAIDFLRDVGKYFRVNSMLKKDAVAARLNSDAGISYTEFSYQILQGLDYRELWRQYGCTLQTGGSDQWGNLTSGTELIRRAEGATVHALGTPLITNSDGTKFGKSEGNAIWLDAEMTSPYALYQFWLNTADADVIARLRQFTFLTRAEIERLEQAVADEPFRRAAQRTLAFEVTSIVHGVAATQAAIDAAAALFGNGELGALDPETLRSAIAALPGSVTLDSGADVARALVETELVKSLGEARRAIEQGGVYVNNVRADDPAAPLSDLALPGGVLVLRRGKKTLAGVTLA